The following proteins are co-located in the Triticum aestivum cultivar Chinese Spring chromosome 1A, IWGSC CS RefSeq v2.1, whole genome shotgun sequence genome:
- the LOC123039050 gene encoding uncharacterized protein, with amino-acid sequence MCESASLLAAAGDQDGHHHQGVTKAAEMDTGGLLDHSPAALGPSPLPTPPPPLVFYQDDYRYYYDDDSCLQEDQEGDDGAYQLLQDEEEDVAATSSLAARLRELVRQKLAEVNASSAVVAGLGLVGSAVGAYFLWPAAAAAATAATMAAPGAAGFLISRVAFEANSKLYFKILRTAGAAAAAAAFAV; translated from the coding sequence ATGTGCGAGTCCGCCTCCCTACTAGCTGCAGCCGGAGACCAAGACGGCCACCACCACCAGGGGGTGACCAAGGCAGCCGAGATGGACACGGGTGGCCTGCTGGACCATTCCCCGGCAGCCCTCGGCCCGAGCCCTCTTCCCACGCCGCCTCCACCGCTCGTGTTCTACCAAGACGATTACCGGTACTACTACGACGACGACAGTTGCCTCCAGGAGGACCAGGAGGGCGACGACGGCGCCTATCAACTGCtccaggacgaggaggaggacgtcgcCGCCACCAGCTCGCTTGCTGCCAGGCTACGTGAGCTCGTTCGCCAGAAGCTGGCCGAGGTGAACGCCTCCAGCGCGGTCGTCGCGGGGCTCGGCCTCGTCGGGAGCGCCGTCGGCGCCTACTTCCTCTGgcccgcggccgcggccgccgccaccgccgccaccatggCAGCACCCGGGGCCGCCGGTTTCCTCATCTCCCGTGTGGCGTTTGAAGCCAACTCAAAGCTCTACTTCAAGATCCTCCGCACTGCCGGAgcagcagcggctgccgccgcttTCGCCGTGTAG
- the LOC123104054 gene encoding DNA-directed RNA polymerase V subunit 7, producing MVFLQTEMCWNVLISAGQLSPKGLLLRKSIIVRLLEDVTNRKASKEHGYYIAVNGLKEISDGKIRELTGDVLFPVTFTCITQRPMKGDILVGSVEKILKHGVFLKSGPMENIFMPAKSMSDYKYMGGENPMFMKDYSKLEKHTIVRFKVMGFCWMEADRQFRLLATMAGDFLGPL from the coding sequence ATGGTTTTCCTTCAGACAGAGATGTGCTGGAATGTACTGATCTCAGCTGGTCAGCTGAGCCCCAAGGGTCTGCTGCTCCGCAAGTCTATCATTGTGCGTCTTCTGGAGGACGTAACCAACAGGAAGGCCTCCAAGGAGCATGGCTACTACATTGCTGTCAATGGGCTGAAGGAGATATCTGACGGGAAAATTCGTGAGCTGACCGGAGATGTTCTTTTCCCGGTCACATTCACCTGCATCACTCAGAGGCCTATGAAGGGCGATATCTTGGTCGGCTCCGTGGAGAAGATCCTCAAGCATGGCGTGTTCCTCAAATCTGGGCCGATGGAAAACATCTTCATGCCGGCGAAGTCAATGAGCGACTACAAGTACATGGGCGGTGAGAACCCCATGTTCATGAAGGACTACTCGAAGCTGGAGAAGCACACCATCGTGCGCTTCAAGGTCATGGGGTTCTGCTGGATGGAAGCAGATCGCCAGTTCCGGCTCCTCGCGACGATGGCTGGTGATTTCCTTGGGCCGCTGTGA